Within the Nitrospira sp. genome, the region CAGGATGTGGGCGCCTTTCAAAACCGCCACGGCAATGGCGCCGGCGGTTCCATACCCCCGCTCGTGCACCGGTCGATCCACCAGGTTGCCGATAAACTGCTTCCGGGAGACGCCGACCAACACCGGATGCCCGAGTTTCGTCAACGCGTCGAACCCCGCGAGCAATTGGAGGTTATGCTCTTGGAGCTTACCAAAACCGAAGCCGGGGTCAAGAATGATCTGACTTGCCTGGATACCGGCATCCAATGCCGCCCGGATCCGTTCACGCAGAAAGGTGGAGACCTCCTGTACCGCGTTCCCATAGTGTGGCGCTCGCTGCATGGTGCGCGGAGTGCCCTGCATGTGCATCAGGACGACTGCGGCCCCTGTTTCAGCCACCAGGCCGGCCATGACGGGATCGCCGCGCAGGGCGGTGATGTCGTTGACGATCGACGCTCCGGCCTCAATAGCCCGACGGGCCACGGC harbors:
- the folP gene encoding dihydropteroate synthase — encoded protein: MGVLNVTPDSFSDGGAYLTIDKAVTHAKQMQDEGADLIDIGAESSRPGAEAIDEREELSRLMPVLEAVRQAVSLPISVDTTKAAVARRAIEAGASIVNDITALRGDPVMAGLVAETGAAVVLMHMQGTPRTMQRAPHYGNAVQEVSTFLRERIRAALDAGIQASQIILDPGFGFGKLQEHNLQLLAGFDALTKLGHPVLVGVSRKQFIGNLVDRPVHERGYGTAGAIAVAVLKGAHILRVHDVRAMKETAAVVSAISRYVRSSVEVPHA